In Flavobacterium lacustre, a genomic segment contains:
- the rluF gene encoding 23S rRNA pseudouridine(2604) synthase RluF, giving the protein MEENLKRLNKFIGETGYCSRREADKIIEEGRVTINGVVPELGTKVSPDDEVRIDGKLIREKNEKPVYLAFYKPVGIECTTNLDVRNNIVDYINYPKRIFPIGRLDKASEGLIFMTNDGDIVNKILRARNNHEKEYTVTVNKPITDRFIERMGNGVPILDTVTRKCKVEQISKYTFKIILTQGLNRQIRRMCEYLGSEVTALKRIRIINISLDVPVGRYRDLTDAEIKELNELIEPSSKTEEASLPKTEAPKRRTEFIKRDDPRFKKRGDY; this is encoded by the coding sequence ATGGAAGAAAATTTAAAACGCCTCAATAAATTCATCGGTGAAACCGGGTATTGCTCCCGTCGTGAAGCCGATAAAATCATTGAAGAAGGACGTGTAACCATCAATGGAGTCGTTCCGGAATTAGGAACTAAGGTGTCACCCGATGACGAAGTACGCATTGACGGCAAACTGATCCGCGAGAAAAATGAAAAACCGGTTTACCTTGCGTTCTACAAACCGGTAGGAATCGAATGTACGACGAACTTAGACGTTCGCAACAATATTGTAGATTACATCAATTATCCCAAACGTATTTTCCCGATTGGTCGATTGGACAAAGCCAGTGAAGGCTTGATTTTTATGACCAATGACGGCGACATCGTCAATAAAATATTACGCGCCCGAAACAATCACGAAAAAGAATATACGGTAACAGTAAATAAACCCATAACGGATCGTTTCATAGAAAGAATGGGAAATGGAGTTCCTATTTTAGACACGGTTACCCGAAAATGCAAAGTAGAACAAATCAGTAAATACACATTCAAAATTATCTTGACACAAGGTTTAAACCGTCAAATTCGTAGAATGTGTGAATATTTAGGCTCTGAAGTAACAGCCTTAAAACGCATTCGAATTATCAATATTTCACTTGATGTTCCCGTGGGTCGCTACCGTGATTTAACCGATGCTGAAATCAAAGAATTAAACGAATTGATTGAACCTTCAAGCAAAACCGAAGAAGCCAGTTTGCCCAAAACGGAAGCGCCAAAAAGAAGAACGGAATTCATCAAAAGAGACGATCCCAGATTTAAGAAAAGAGGCGATTATTAA
- a CDS encoding alpha/beta fold hydrolase has translation MKKILFFLFTKSIGIYLNILSYLWPEKALQLAYALFSEPREGRLFKNKLPAILKEAQTNTFQHNNHFFQTYTWKGNETIILLVHGWESNASRWENLLPHLKKSGSTIIAIDGPAHGLSSGKEFSIPQYAAFINIAVENFKPQYLIGHSIGGKTCLYYQSVYQSTLIQKMVILGSPSDFNIILNNYIAMLSLNQKIAIRLKNYYLEHHKLNIDHFTGKLFASKINTKGLIAHDIDDTVVAFTEGKKIASAWKNATLIETKGLGHSMHDDDLYQKITHFLFEIE, from the coding sequence ATGAAAAAAATACTCTTTTTTTTGTTCACCAAATCCATCGGAATTTACCTCAACATCCTGAGTTACCTATGGCCCGAAAAAGCATTGCAACTGGCATATGCCCTTTTTAGTGAACCAAGAGAAGGCCGGTTATTCAAAAATAAGCTGCCTGCCATTCTGAAAGAAGCACAAACAAATACCTTTCAACACAACAACCATTTTTTTCAAACCTACACTTGGAAAGGAAATGAAACTATTATTTTATTGGTGCATGGCTGGGAAAGCAATGCATCCCGCTGGGAAAATTTACTCCCCCATCTGAAAAAATCAGGAAGTACCATTATTGCCATTGACGGACCGGCACACGGATTGTCCAGCGGCAAAGAATTCAGTATTCCACAATATGCGGCATTCATTAATATAGCCGTCGAAAATTTCAAACCACAATACCTTATCGGACATTCCATTGGTGGAAAAACTTGTTTATACTACCAATCCGTGTATCAAAGCACGTTAATTCAAAAAATGGTGATTCTGGGATCTCCAAGTGACTTCAATATCATTCTCAACAACTATATTGCGATGTTAAGTTTGAATCAAAAAATAGCAATCCGATTAAAAAACTATTACTTAGAGCATCACAAACTGAATATTGATCATTTTACCGGAAAACTATTTGCCTCAAAAATCAATACCAAAGGATTAATCGCTCACGACATCGATGACACCGTAGTAGCATTTACCGAAGGAAAAAAAATTGCTTCTGCTTGGAAAAATGCAACTTTAATTGAAACCAAAGGATTGGGACACAGTATGCATGATGATGATTTGTATCAAAAAATCACTCATTTTTTATTTGAAATAGAATAA